The Solea senegalensis isolate Sse05_10M linkage group LG4, IFAPA_SoseM_1, whole genome shotgun sequence genome includes a region encoding these proteins:
- the nat8l2 gene encoding N-acetyltransferase 8-like 2 — MQLVIRRYRPSDRDTVRALFSTGIQEHITPCFHNRMATPFCLAITAALCVAGYLLSSVLGAVVLAAAWMGLVYYCCHKIYSGFVKERLLTDMQDIPGNYLSRPGDDFWVAEAKLDGRVQILGMVAVKAKQSGKEKYGELMRMIISPLCRRMGLGFRLAQTVVDYCKEQGFSKVVLETSAIQTAAVGLYEKLGFRHVLSPSITEFPSWVVMLANVKVLRMEKQLSA, encoded by the coding sequence ATGCAGCTGGTGATCCGCCGGTACCGTCCGTCAGACAGGGACACAGTGCGTGCTCTGTTCAGCACCGGCATCCAGGAGCACATTACTCCATGCTTTCACAACCGCATGGCCACTCCTTTCTGCCTCGCCATCACCGCGGCTCTGTGTGTCGCTGGTTAcctcctcagctctgtgttAGGAGCTGTTGTGTTAGCAGCAGCGTGGATGGGCCTTGTCTACTACTGCTGCCACAAGATATATTCAGGCTTTGTGAAGGAGAGACTCCTGACAGACATGCAGGACATCCCTGGGAACTATCTGAGCAGACCGGGTGATGATTTCTGGGTGGCTGAAGCTAAATTAGATGGGAGGGTGCAGATCCTCGGTATGGTGGCTGTGAAGGCCAAAcaaagtggaaaagaaaagtaCGGCGAACTGATGAGGATGATTATCTCGCCGCTGTGCAGAAGGATGGGGCTGGGCTTCAGACTGGCTCAGACTGTTGTTGACTACTGTAAGGAGCAAGGCTTCTCCAAGGTGGTTCTGGAGACCAGCGCCATCCAGACTGCTGCTGTGGGACTGTATGAGAAACTGGGATTCCGCCATGTACTCTCTCCCTCTATAACAGAGTTCCCGTCATGGGTTGTAATGCTGGCCAATGTCAAGGTTTTAAGAATGGAAAAACAACTGTCGGCTTAA